The Corynebacterium sp. SCR221107 genome includes the window GGTGTTAGCTTCAGTACCTATTACCCAGCAACGTCGGTGACCTCGGACGGCTTTGCCGCCAATGTGTACTCCGCTTATGTTGCCAACTATCAAAGTACCGGCGCGCTCAACTCCACCATCACCGCTTATTCCCCATCAACTGGACTAAATTACACGATGTCGTGCTATTACTCGGGCGGGGTCACCACCTGTTCTGGCGGCAAGAACGCGGTGGTAAAGATCTACTAAGATCCGCCTAGGCTGTGGCACGCGGGTGGTCAGTGGCGAAGCACCGGTTACTGCCTCGATGAGCAAGGCATTGGCACAGAGGCACTCGTTGGAAACACAGGAGGGCTCATGCACCATCGGCCAGTATCGCCATGCGGGCCGTGACCTACTGCTGTGCGGGGACATGACAAAGACGAAAAAGCTTCACTCTTGGAACGGGTGGAGGAATTCGCACGCAAGTATCCCATGACCACTTTGGCGCTGTCCTCACATGGAGTCTGCAGTTTCTGGGGTGCGTGCTATTGCCGTGCCTAGAGGGAAACTGAGAGAATTTAGTTCGTTCCTGATGGAAAAAGAGCTACGCCTTCAAGTACACGGATGATACGTGCCACATGAGGGCTGGTAGGAGAGCAACACATGGCAAGTCAAGTAGAGCCGGAGGAGCTGAAATCTCCTGCCAACAAGCCTTCGCCGGCCGCGACTTCCGCGCCGTTTCCGCCAACGGCAAGCTTCCCTGCTCAGCTTAAGGCCGGCGGTGACACCGGCATCGCGTCTGGCGCCACCGTTTCGAGCGGGCTTCCCTTTTCCCCTTTCGATTCGGGAGTAAACGATAAGCAACTGGCTGCAACGCAGGGCGACCAACCGGCTTCCTTGCCGCTTGGAGCGCAGGAGCCTGTTAAACCCATGACTACGACAGCTCTGCCCGGCAACGGATATCGACGGGTAACCCGACGCATCGTTCAGGTACGACCAGTTGCCCACATGTCCGCGCACAGCGTGCGGATTCAATCCCAACCACGAACGAGAACCGTGCTCATTGCTGCAATCGCGGCGGTGAGCACTGCATTGCTGCTGTGTATTATCGCCCTCGTCATATTCCTTGTCAGCAATAACGATAACCTTTCTGGTTCGGCTATCACCGAGCCAGCACTACCGGAAGGCGCAGTCGCAGCCAATGAGGCGGCTCGCGAGGGCATAGCCAGCGGCAACTTCAACAGCGTGTGGGTAGGAAATGAGCAAACCACACCAGAAATTGCGACCATTATCCGAGATGCCTTCGTCGTTGAATTCGTGCGCACAGGGAGCACAAATATGGATCTAGCAATCAAAGTGGCTCAGTCCGGCACGGACGAATACCTGCACTGCCAGGACTCGGGAAAGCTTGTAACCTGTAGCAGCGACAACGGCTACCTCGTTTACATTGCCTAGTCAGGCGGCGGGACAACGTCGCACGCTAAGGCGAGCAGGCAGGACGGCGTCGGCAAGCAGTGGGGCACGCACCCGTGTCGGAGTTATCAATAGATCCGCGCCACGTCACCGAAAAAGGAAAACTGGAAATGACCACGTTCGCGAATAATCAAAAACCAACCTTAAGGAAGGGTACGCGCACATGTGCCGGTCTTGGACTGTGCATCGCAATATTTGCTACCACCGGTTGTACGATCGGTGACCCGGAACAACGAGCTTCCGCCACAGCCACGCCGACGATGCCCAGCGTCACCCCGACGATTATCGACTCAGCACCAATTTCGGATGCGCCGGACACGCGGGACACGCGGGAAACACAGCCCGCGACAGGGCCCGTTGAGCAGCAAAGTGGCCCAGCCGATGCGGCTGGACTGCAGGCGGAACTTGAAGTGATCGTCAACGAGGTGCAATCAAGCCTCGGCGGGCACGTGGGCGTTGCGACCCAGGGAGCAGGCGGCATTGCCTCCGCTGGAACCACCAGTGGCATCCCGGCGTGGTCGACCATCAAGGTTCCCATCGCTATCGCGGCGCTGCGCAATGATCCAGGCCAGCGATCGAACATGCTGGCCGCTATCACCTATTCAGACAACGCGGCGGCCCAAGCGATGTGGGACTCGTTGCTGACCCCGCGTGACAGCGTCCAGGCAATCCTCGCGGAGGCGGGCGATAGCACCACGGTGGTCAATGATCGGCCTTTGCGACCGCCCTACACCGTCTTCGGGCAGACGCAATGGTCGCTGGATGCTCAGGTGGCCTTCGCAAGCAACGTAGCCTGTCTTTCGGGCGCGGCGGAAGTCCTCACGGCAATGGGACAGGTCGACTCGGGGCAGTCCTATGGCCTGGGCACGTTGCCACAAGCACGGTTCAAGGGTGGCTGGGGACCCGATGTCTCCGGCGCTTATGACGCGCGTCAATTCGGAATCGTGGAAATCGGTGGCGTCCACGTACCGGTGGCTCTGACCGCCCATGCTGCCGATGGCAGTTATGAGTCCGCCCAAGCCCTGCTGAGCGCGTTGGCCGGCAAGTTGTCGGCGCTGACGGTCCCCCTCGCACCGGCAAACTGCGTGTAGGAAGCCGCTTGAGTGTACGGTATTCCCTGCACCGGTAGTCCTAGGAGACGAGGAAGGTTCCCGCGAGCACTGCGACCGGTTTTGAGCCGCGTAGCACGATGCACAAACTCGATTCTGGGTACCGAGACGAGAAGAAATAGGTACTCTAAGGTCTTATGACTTCTCCAGATGGCTTTCACATTCCAGGACCTGCGATTCTTTTTGCCCCTTCCAACCGAGCGGAGATTATTCCGAAGGCCGCGGCCCGCGCGGACATGGTCATTCTTGACCTTGAAGACGGAGCAGGCGATGTCGATCGTGACGTGGCGTATGGCAACATCCGCAACGCGCACCTCGATCCGGCACGTACTTTCGTGCGCATCGTGGGACCACAAGATCCTTATCACGCCGACGACCTTGCTTTTGTACGTTCGACCGAATACACAAACGTCATCGTGCCGAAGGTAGGAGCGCACCTGCCTCCTCACCTTGACGGACTCAACATTGTCCCCATCATCGAGACACCACAAGCGGTACTCAATATCGCTGAGATAGCTGCCGACGACAATGTGGTGGGCTTGTATTGGGGGGCCGACGACCTCACCATCGCCCTCGGCGGACTGTACTCGCGCCGTCGCAGTGACGAGCCGCATCCGGGCTCATATCGGCCAGCGATGGAGCTCGCCCGGCAATTGACCCTCATTCATGCGGCTGCCGCGGGCAAATTTGCGATGGACGCCGTCTATCAAGACTTCCAGGACGAGGCGGGACTCTACTTCGAGGCTCTGGATTCCGCGCGCATGGGATTTCAGCTTTTCCCGTGCATTCACCCACGACAGGTGGAGGTCGTGCGAAAGGCATTCCGTCCAACAGAGGAGCAGCTCCAGTGGGCGCATCGCATCGCTGAGGAAACTAAGAAGCACCCTGGCGCTTTCAAGCTGGACGGCGAAATGGTGGATGCTCCCTTAATCAAGCTAGCTTCCATCTTGTTGTCCCGCGCGGAGATTTAGGTAGTCTGGTCACCCGTCAGACAAATCCTGAGGCCATCATCTTTGATGTGGGCAAGCACACGATAGTGAATCGCGACCTCTACTTTTATGCCAATGCCCAGGCTAAATAGCCTGGGCATCATGGGATTTCTGGTGCGAGAAAAGCGGGTTGAGGTTCTAGCTTTCTTCGCTGTCTTCGAGTTGCTCGTTGGCTTGCTGGATGAGCTCCAACGTTCGCTCAACTCGGTTATCCGGCAGCTTCGTACCCAAAACGGCGAGTACAGCGTCGGCAAGCATAATCGCAAGTTCTGGCAGAGTTTCATCCGACAAGGGGAAGGGAACCACGCCGTCGTTCTTGCGCATTTCAATCACCGACAAAGCGATGTGGAAAGGAAGATCCACCCGCGGATCCTCAGGACCGACGATTTCGCCTGCGATGTCTCGGAAAATTTGCTCCAGCTGAGCACGCTGCGCATGATAATCGGAAAATTCTTCTGAAGACGCAACAGGAAGCTGATAAAGGCGACCGACGTTCCACCGCGACGACAGCAACAGGCGGCATTCCGCAGCCGTCAATGCCCACAGGCGAAGGGGGGCGTTAACCTCAGCCTCACCAAGAAGAGCCGCCAGACGAGTGGAAGGCTCCACTGTCGAATTCAGCAGCTTAAGGAATATCTCCGTCTTAGAAGGGAAGTGATAGTACAACGACGCCTGGCGAATGCCGACGGCATCAGCGATCTGGTGGGTGGATGTCGTTGCGAAACCCTGGGTGGTAAACAGCTCCGCGGAAGCATCCAAGATCTCCTCGCGTGCCGTGCTGCCACGGCGGCGAGGGCTCTTCTTGCGCGGGCGGCCAACAGCTCCTGCCATGTTTGGTTTCACACCCCTTTCCCTTTTAAAGCTTGGGCGCTCGAAGACTTAAAGAGCGCGCGGACTTTCTATTCTATACAACGCTAGGTTGAAACCCGTCATTGCGTAATCTACCTGCACCAATTACCGATTCACTTATTTCGGTGCATCGCCGAATCGGACGGGGTGTCCCCATCGCGGGTTGTCGTTAATTGTCGTGCTGCGTGCGGAAGTTTTTCTGGCGGGTTTCAGACAAACTAACTCAGAGTGATCCCGTGCTCACTGGCTAGTGAGTGTGCAACTTCGCTCACCGAGCGCGCAGAAGCGCCATAAATGGATCGCTGCAACGGCGGGAGGTATTCGGCGGTCGAACGCTGGTTGTCAATTCGGTCAGTCCAGCGACGGAATTGCAACTGAAGGCCGGCTGCCCATGCTTCGCGCAAATAATCGGCCTGCGCCACGCTGAGATGTCCGGCGGAAAGCCCAGCATCAATTCGATCCAACGTGGTTAGTGCCTCCGAGCCTGCTGCGACTCCTGCCCAACGGGCAATAGCAATGATGGGGTAAAGCAGGTCCCGCCGAACGTCAAAGCGTACGTCGCGGTCGGGGAGTCCTTCGAGCAGTTGTACGGCTGGCGGTCGCAAGGCGATGGCGTCGGCCAGCAGTCCTTCATGTTCGCCACGAGCAAGCACCGATTCGAGTAGCCAGGTTCCGGCATCAGCGAAGATCGCGAGCTGTGAGCTATCAGCGTCCTTGACTGCCTGGATCCATTCCTGTTTCGTACGTGGTGCAGAACCCAATGGGGTTACGTCAGTATTGAGCCCAACACCTGTGATTAGTTTGGTCAAGGGTTCGGTGTTGGCATCTGCAGGGCCCACGGCAAGCCACTTAATGGGGGAGTTTGGAAGGGCATCACCGCGACCAACCGAACCGGTAAGGACAATGCGAGCACCTCCGGTGAGCTCCTCAACCGCGGGAGAATGTAGGGCATCCGTTATGAGCGCAGAAAACCATGCGACGAGCTCTTGAAGGTTCTCGTCATGATCGACGGCGTTGCGTACCAAGTCTTGGGACTCAGCGAGCACCCCACGGAGCATGGGTGTATTGGAGCACAGGGGTGCTTGTTCAGCGAGCTCGATCAAAGATGAATGCAGCACGTTTTCGTCTTCCCTTTTAAAAAATGGGCTCACAGTCCATGGATTTGAAACCCATGGGCACTCTGTGGACAACTACTGAATTGTTTCTTTCATTGTTCCATTGCTTAAGCACGCAACGTTAATTGTGGATAATTGCGTGTACTCGATCAAGCGGCAGTGGATTTCTGGTCCACCATTGCGGGGTGTAGATGGCCTTTGTCCGAAGATTTGGAACAATTTCTAGCACTCTTCAATGTAGCCTACGGCCGTTTGTTCTCCTTAATCTCGCCCCATGAATTCGGATAAAAATCTTGCGATTGACAAGGTTCAATTCACAAACTTTGAGTTCGTACGGAAGGAGAGGCGTACTTCGCATTCGAAGTTTCCAACAACTGCTTTAGCTAGTCGACGTCCACAGAGTGGTAGGAAGACTGATTCCTTAATGGCAATCGACCATTAGTAGCCTCGATCGAGCTTAAATGGTTGGGACATCGTCTGCCTAGCAAACTTATATGGTTTGCCTGTTGAGATGAAAAGACAAATCCATGAATTCGTAGTGTGGTTCATCCGGGGTAGGGGCGCCTGGGGTATGTGTGCACGATGGGTCGATTGCTTATGTGTCTCCAAGGCGGGGTGGGAGATGATTACCGTTGCTGAATGTGGGGTCGGGATTCTCAACTTTCTGGGGTTTTGGCTGCATCGAGAGGAAGTGGACGGCTATTTTGTGGTGATGGTGGGGGCGGGAGGGGTATTTTGTCTTTGAGCTTTACTCGGAAAGAACAGGCCCTGACGATGGGATGTAAGGCCGATTCGGGGGTGAGCAGCGTTGCTTTTTGTTAACAACGTGTTGTAAGACACATTTCTGGCAGGTACAGTCTGGTGCAGCTTTTGATCCGTAATCGCTGGAGAATAAGGGGGCATGCTAATGACTGATGTCGGAACTGGACGGTGAAATTACCTGTGCAAGGCTGCTGGAATGCCGATGTGTGAATTGAAGCGTCGACCGAGATTTGTACCGCCAATTCGAAATGCATCTTCAGCCCGGACTTATGTGGCCGCCGGCACAGGCGCGTGATGTAAGGGCCGAAATGCGCCTTCGACATTGATAAGGGAGTACTGAGAACCTAAGAGTGACAAGGAAGTCTTTGCCTCGAATCGTGCTGGTGCGCTGTGGTAAGCGCTGACTGAACAAAGGTGCTTCCACTGCGATCCGGACAAACACCCCTCAAAAAACTGAACTTAATTACAAATTGGAGAACCCTATGGGCAACTTCTATTTCCGCCGAATCGCCGATAACCGCTTTGAGCCGTCCCGACACACGGAAGGCGCATGGTCCAGGGAGGACTATCACTTCAGCGCTTTAGCGGGTCTAATGGTCAATGAGATTGAACGCTCGCGCCCGAACGCAGAACTAGTCTTAAGCCGCGTTTCCTTTGACATTCTCGGAAGGCTGCCGTTTGAGGAGGTGGCAGTTGACGTCGAGGTTTTGCGTCCTGGACGCACCATCGAACTCGTACAGGCCACGGCTAGTATTGGTGGACGCGCGATGATTAGCGCCAGGGCCTGGTACCTAGCAGCTGCCGACACTGCTGAGGTGGCTCACATGGACGAACATCGCCTACCTGCGCCAGATGAGTGCCCGGAAGGAACCCTTCAGGGGCTCTGGGGTGGTGGTTTCATTGAACAAATGCATTTCCGGAAAGCGGGCCCTATTGAACCGGGACATGGAGCGATCTGGCTGACCTCCGACAATCAGTTGATTGAGGGGGAGCCGCGTATTGAAGTTGCCGAATTCTTTGCCCGCATCGACGTGGCCAATGGAGTAAGTCCCCGCCGTCAGCCAACGGAGTGGGCATTTCCCAATGTTGACCTGACCGTCCACTTGTACCGACAACCGGACGGGGCATGGACGGGATTGGATACGAAGGTGTATTGGGGTGCTGAAGGAATCGGATTGACAAGCTCAGTGCTCCATGATGTCCACGGCCCTGTCGGGCGAGCAGAGCAGATCCTCACCCTCCGTAAGATCTAAGACACCGCAGATTACGAAGCCAGCAGCACTACTCAGGCTTGTCCAATCATGAATGTCGAAGGCGGGGTGCTAAGACTACTCGGGCAGAAAATCCGCTATAAGAAGAGCCTGCCTTGCTTTTACCTGTTTGAATGCAGCAGCCAAAAAGCTTGAATGAAGTAAGGGGAAATGCCTTCAGATTGAACGTGACAGAGATAATCGGAAAGACGTGGCGTTCGATATCGAGAAACTCGACCGTTGGCTGGCATCGATCCAAACAAACCTTGCCGAAAGAGGTGAAAGGTAGAAATCCAGATGGGCAAGCGACCGTATGCCCGTTTTTTCGAGACGATTCCTGCATATGGACAAGCATCTCGTTGTTGAGGTGGCAGTGGTGGAGAGTTTCGCCCCCTGAGCGGGGAATTGGGTATGCAGCGGGTGTGGCGAGCAAGAATCACGATAGGAACAGTACGACGAAGCCCCAAATTTCCTAATCCTCGCCTTGAGCGCTAGAAGGTGTGCGCGATGGAAGTGAAGGGAAGGATACCAGTTATTCGAGTACCAAATTTGTAAGGAGCCGTCGCGATACCTCAGGGAGATAGTGGATGCGAGCCCTTTGATCCCCTCTGACAACGATGAGAATACAAAGCTCGCTCGGGGGGTAACGGGGCGGTCGTAGAAAACAAAAAACGCTCGTCCCTGAAAAGGAACGAGCGTTTCAAGCTGTTATCGCGTGCTAGCAAAAAGGGCTAGCGGCGTTGTCCACCCAGTCTTTAGCGGCTGGTGAACGGCAGGAGAGCCATCTCGCGAGCGTTCTTGACGGCGGTGGCAACCTGACGCTGCTGCTGCGGGGTCAGGCCGGTTACGCGACGAGAACGAATCTTGTGGCGATCGGAGATGAAAAGGCGAAGGGTGTTGATGTCCTTGTAATCAACCTTTTCGATACCGGCGGCCTTGAGAGGGTTCTTCTTGGGGCGGCGGGACTGCTCCATCCGCGCCTTCTTCATGTTGGTGCGCTTCATTGCAAACTCCTCGACAATTACCAGCTGGACTTACGAACGCCAGGCAGCTCACCGCGGTGAGCCATCTCGCGCATACGGACACGGGAAACGCCGAACTTGCGGAGGAAGCCACGTGGGCGACCATCGCGGGAGTCGCGGTTACGAACGCGAACTGGGGAGGCGTCGCGTGGCTGACGGTTCAGCTCGAACTGTGCGTCCAGACGGTCCTCGTCAGAGGTGTTAGGGTTCTTGATGATTGCCTTGAGCTCGTTACGGCGCTCCGCATAGCGGGCGACGATTTCCTTGCGCTGCTCGTTCTTGGCGATCTTGGACTTCTTAGCCATAGATTATCGCTCCTCGCGGAATTCGACGTGCTTGCGGGCTACCGGATCGTACTTCTTCAGAGTGATACGATCGGGGTTGTTTCGCTTGTTCTTACGGGTGACGTAGGTGTAACCGGTGCCAGCCGTAGACTTCAGCTTGATGATTGGGCGGATATCGTTACGTGCCATCTTTTAGATCTTCTCCCCACGTGCTCGGATCTTCGCAACAACGGACTCGATGCCGTCGCGGTCGATGATCTTCAGGCCCTTGGTGGAAACATTCAAGGTGATGGTACGGCCCTCGGAGGGCAGGTAGAACTTACGACGCTGCACGTTGGGGTTCCAACGGCGAGACGTGCGTCGGTGCGAGTGCGAGACAGACTTGCCGTAGCTCGGCTGACGTCCCGTGACCTGGCAAATAGCCGACATGGGTTTTCTTTCTCCTAGCCGCCCACATCATGGCTTGAAAGGCAAGCAACTCCACGGCTTCGTTCACAAAATGGAACGCGAGCGAGATGTAAGATGCCGAGGTGGCAAACTTATGCCTCGTGGGCACGTGCTTTAGAAAAGCGGGGTGGAGCTAGCTGCCAAACGCCAGTTGACGGGGCGTAAACGTACAATGTGACAACAGCAATCAGCAATCTTACAACCTTGCTTGGAAATTTCCTAATCGCTTCCCGTTTCGAGCCTTTTCGCGACACCTACGGGTTCCTGTTCGTTGCTAGCTGTGCAATCGCGATTGAGCGCATTTAAAGTTTGCTTCCTTTAATTATGTATCGTCTCTCCGCTTGGGGAAGCTTGCTTACCGACGTCGGCAAGCAAGAAAGTGACAAGCTCACCTTTTTAAATGGCTGGTTCCAGTGCGTCAATGGTTGTTGAAAGTAGGGTCCGGTAACAAGTTGTTGGGAATCTCAACCTGTTGCCGTGGAGGTGGTGGGCGTCGGAAAGCTCACAAGTGCAGGTGGGTTGTCTTCTTTAACAACCTGGCGATGTGGTGGGGTGTGTGAGGAGTGTATCAGCGTGCTGAAGGAGTCGGGCCGGGGGCTGAACTTGAGATTTATTGGTGCAGCTTAGACGGCAGTAAGTTAGTGGGCTGGTGGGTGGGAGATAGGATTTCTTAAAATGGCAATCCTCCTGTAGCATTGTTCAAGTTGTTCTTGGCTTTGGCGCTCTAGTGTCTAAGGATCTTC containing:
- a CDS encoding putative nucleotidyltransferase substrate binding domain-containing protein, giving the protein MHSSLIELAEQAPLCSNTPMLRGVLAESQDLVRNAVDHDENLQELVAWFSALITDALHSPAVEELTGGARIVLTGSVGRGDALPNSPIKWLAVGPADANTEPLTKLITGVGLNTDVTPLGSAPRTKQEWIQAVKDADSSQLAIFADAGTWLLESVLARGEHEGLLADAIALRPPAVQLLEGLPDRDVRFDVRRDLLYPIIAIARWAGVAAGSEALTTLDRIDAGLSAGHLSVAQADYLREAWAAGLQLQFRRWTDRIDNQRSTAEYLPPLQRSIYGASARSVSEVAHSLASEHGITLS
- a CDS encoding HpcH/HpaI aldolase/citrate lyase family protein, with the protein product MTSPDGFHIPGPAILFAPSNRAEIIPKAAARADMVILDLEDGAGDVDRDVAYGNIRNAHLDPARTFVRIVGPQDPYHADDLAFVRSTEYTNVIVPKVGAHLPPHLDGLNIVPIIETPQAVLNIAEIAADDNVVGLYWGADDLTIALGGLYSRRRSDEPHPGSYRPAMELARQLTLIHAAAAGKFAMDAVYQDFQDEAGLYFEALDSARMGFQLFPCIHPRQVEVVRKAFRPTEEQLQWAHRIAEETKKHPGAFKLDGEMVDAPLIKLASILLSRAEI
- the rpmG gene encoding 50S ribosomal protein L33, which codes for MARNDIRPIIKLKSTAGTGYTYVTRKNKRNNPDRITLKKYDPVARKHVEFREER
- the rpmB gene encoding 50S ribosomal protein L28 — its product is MSAICQVTGRQPSYGKSVSHSHRRTSRRWNPNVQRRKFYLPSEGRTITLNVSTKGLKIIDRDGIESVVAKIRARGEKI
- the rpsR gene encoding 30S ribosomal protein S18; the encoded protein is MKRTNMKKARMEQSRRPKKNPLKAAGIEKVDYKDINTLRLFISDRHKIRSRRVTGLTPQQQRQVATAVKNAREMALLPFTSR
- a CDS encoding thioesterase family protein encodes the protein MGNFYFRRIADNRFEPSRHTEGAWSREDYHFSALAGLMVNEIERSRPNAELVLSRVSFDILGRLPFEEVAVDVEVLRPGRTIELVQATASIGGRAMISARAWYLAAADTAEVAHMDEHRLPAPDECPEGTLQGLWGGGFIEQMHFRKAGPIEPGHGAIWLTSDNQLIEGEPRIEVAEFFARIDVANGVSPRRQPTEWAFPNVDLTVHLYRQPDGAWTGLDTKVYWGAEGIGLTSSVLHDVHGPVGRAEQILTLRKI
- a CDS encoding TetR/AcrR family transcriptional regulator yields the protein MAGAVGRPRKKSPRRRGSTAREEILDASAELFTTQGFATTSTHQIADAVGIRQASLYYHFPSKTEIFLKLLNSTVEPSTRLAALLGEAEVNAPLRLWALTAAECRLLLSSRWNVGRLYQLPVASSEEFSDYHAQRAQLEQIFRDIAGEIVGPEDPRVDLPFHIALSVIEMRKNDGVVPFPLSDETLPELAIMLADAVLAVLGTKLPDNRVERTLELIQQANEQLEDSEES
- the rpsN gene encoding 30S ribosomal protein S14 — its product is MAKKSKIAKNEQRKEIVARYAERRNELKAIIKNPNTSDEDRLDAQFELNRQPRDASPVRVRNRDSRDGRPRGFLRKFGVSRVRMREMAHRGELPGVRKSSW